Proteins from one Malassezia vespertilionis chromosome 2, complete sequence genomic window:
- the NHX1 gene encoding monovalent cation:H+ antiporter, CPA1 (nhx1) (COG:P; TransMembrane:12 (i26-45o51-70i82-105o117-142i154-176o182-205i217-241o261-288i309-332o338-365i397-416o422-441i); EggNog:ENOG503NVXC), which translates to MSGAEAGVSAQLPSLDAEENERFSSLALFLVLFLLIGSFLTSYYLRVRRITAVHETIVGLFAGMFVGIVLRIGPLRPVREMLGFSNVIMMNVLLPPIILASGYHLRQAKFFRNFGTILSFALAGTFISAVVIGVIVWIGSFLHIERARLSLLDCLIFGSTLSATDPVTILAIFTSYKVDPQLYSIIFGESILNDAVSIVMFETLLHLRNQTITLWSIFYGFGFFALVFSFSVMLGVVFGLACSLTLKHSHLGSYPELESCIVILIAYSSYFFSNAVQMSGIVSLLFCGITLKHYAHGNMSFHTQRTTKAIFQTLASLSENFIFIYLGLSLFTGAKHEYMPMLIIFTLVAVVVSRYCAVFPIAYLLNRFAQFRARRRQRGAGAGVPVAAYELSHEYQLMLFWAGLRGAVGFALSAGIQGENASMLQTTVLVTVVLTVIVFGGTTAQMLDILHIQTGVDDDEDDVSAAGDEEAPDTQPWMYNDVRPPAIFPADDRYRDMSTELSVRQADENEVLPDAAGPVAFDASVELADDDASTESRSVRMLDTANLIFKDGEWFQRIDERYLLPMFSNTVANRKREQRKEARRAVSHEQEPNTPRSSSPKDKAH; encoded by the coding sequence ATGAGCGGAGCGGAAGCAGGCGTGTCTGCACAGCTTCCCTCGCTCGATGCCGAAGAAAACGAGCGGTTTtcgtcgctcgcgctgttTCTTGTACTCTTTCTACTGATCGGCAGCTTTCTAACGAGTTACTACCTGCGAGTCCGGCGCATCACTGCGGTGCACGAAACGATTGTCGGTCTTTTTGCCGGCATGTTTGTTGGAATTGTGCTGAGGATTGGCCCGCTGCGTCCCGTGCGTGAGATGCTTGGGTTTAGCAATGTTATTATGATGAATGTATTGCTACCGCCCATCATTCTAGCGAGCGGGTACCACCTGCGTCAGGCCAAGTTCTTCCGCAACTTTGGCACGATCCTATCGTTTGCACTGGCCGGCACATTTATCAGCGCTGTTGTGATTGGCGTGATTGTCTGGATTGGTTCCTTCTTGCACattgagcgcgcgcgcttgtctCTACTTGACTGTCTCATTTTTGGCAGCACACTCAGCGCCACGGATCCCGTGACGATTTTGGCGATTTTCACTTCGTACAAAGTCGATCCGCAGCTCTACAGCATCATATTTGGCGAGAGCATTTTGAATGATGCAGTGTCGATTGTCATGTTTGAAACGCTTCTGCATTTACGGAACCAGACCATCACGCTCTGGTCCATCTTTTACGGATTCGgtttctttgcgctcgTGTTCTCTTTTAGTGTGATGCTCGGCGTCGTATTTGGTCTTGCATGCTCGCTCACGCTGAAGCACTCGCACCTCGGCTCCTATCCCGAGTTGGAGAGCTGTATCGTGATCCTTATCGCGTACTCGAGCTACTTTTTCAGCAACGCGGTGCAAATGAGCGGGATTGTCTCGCTCCTGTTTTGCGGCATTACCCTAAAGCACTACGCTCACGGCAACATGTCTTtccacacgcagcgcacaaCCAAGGCCATCTTCCAGACGCTCGCCAGTCTCTCGGAAAACTTTATCTTTATCTACTTGGGCCTCAGCCTGTTTACCGGCGCGAAGCACGAATACATGCCGATGCTTATCATCTTTACGCTCGTGGCGGTTGTTGTGTCGCGATACTGCGCCGTGTTTCCCATTGCCTATTTGCTCAATCGGTTTGCCCAAtttcgtgcgcggcgccggcagcgcggcgccggtgcAGGCGTGCCGGTAGCAGCATACGAACTTTCGCACGAGTACCAATTGATGCTCTTTTGGGCGGGCCTGCGCGGTGCCGTAGGCTTTGCGCTCAGTGCAGGCATCCAGGGCGAGAATGCAAGCATGCTGCAGACCACGGTGCTGGTCACCGTCGTCCTGACCGTGATTGTGTTTGGCGGTACCACCGCTCAAATGCTCGACATTCTCCACATCCAAACCGGCGTtgatgacgacgaagacgatgTGTCTGCGGCAGGCGACGAAGAAGCGCCCGATACCCAGCCGTGGATGTACAATGATGTGCGACCGCCGGCCATTTTTCCCGCAGATGATCGGTACCGCGATATGTCCACCGAGTTGTCGGTGCGGCAAGCAGACGAGAACGAAGTGCTGCCCGACGCTGCTGGCCCCGTTGCGTTTGATGCGTCGGTCGAGCTGGCTGACGACGACGCCAGCACCGAGTCGCGTTctgtgcgcatgctcgacacGGCCAATTTGATCTTTAAAGACGGCGAGTGGTTCCAACGCATCGACGAACGCTACTTGCTCCCCATGTTTAGCAACACGGTCGCGAatcgcaagcgcgagcagcgaaaagaggcgcgccgtgccgttTCCCACGAGCAAGAGCCAAACACACCGCGATCGAGCTCGCCGAAAGATAAAGCCCATTAG
- the ssr2 gene encoding SWI/SNF and RSC complex subunit Ssr2 (COG:B; EggNog:ENOG503NUCF) yields MSLNVNGLPDKGLLHDEHVFDRLQPLVQPLVAGMEAKSLSAPTKDGPLTAKQLAQFVYDVGYFQENVLGFGAARPAHPSARDKGHEHPVRLPQSLLLTHPSHTNFAPLDTKAPLYALLQACFEFLAERGEASWDMEDAAKRGLYVDMIASVRTRLAREGKLSIPRIAVSREMTEAEIAHLRSIIDILGWHWADDHANATHILKPSSETLPDLTATEKPPESEYFRVVAHNDKRVLIHVWYRPDSYDTWLPDKDFSLPEPAPPQRTSAWQISARWLRDAQLYNEVMNEEDYDQDEENAADAEQASAADTVDDTRRARKHSLPETISDDAANKRIKLLVSAKPSNATPVDLSGSQPIPGKKYESEPVPGSTLGNLPAESSPLPSAHADASQPVRTAATEDAISTPAPPTSIPETLDADEAAQTARKYLSEQTQEVVIPSYSTWFDMSTINPIERRSLHEFFNNKNRSKTPSVYKDYRDFMVNTYRMNPSEYLTFTACRRNLAGDVCAIMRVHAFLEQWGLINYQIDPETRPAALGPPFTGHFRVLVDTPRGLAPLNPSIKQDAVPTTQEVKQERTGETLSLELRRSVFQSSLKGSKTVDFADANSLAAQANKELEQGSDKKPQYACDTCAVDCTSVRYQSARVKDFALCPPCYLEGRFPTSMYSGDFVRLDEPAFKQPGGVSGLTEDDWSDQETLRLLEGIEMYEEDWTMVASHVGTRSREQCITKFIQLPIQDKFLDGAMPQSALGGLQFAPTDPASGEKGTPLVPFAQADNPVMSVVSLLASAVSPAVAAAAAQSALGELTDGVKKRIDAAAGAPQVPEPMHTEASAEENYIEDTKEHEGAEDLASDADKAKEAEAEAVPHSAVERAASIALGAAAAKAYVLASYEERECQRLVQQVIEAQMKKMELKMTQFEELESLLESECRTIEAGRKQLYADRLAVQRQLAAVHELLRKANEAPKEVRPDEVAQVSSAAQGLPQQGPVVRQGPAETAPHHGAIGRIN; encoded by the coding sequence ATGAGCCTCAACGTGAACGGGCTTCCAGACAAGGGGCTCTTGCACGATGAACATGTGTTTGATCGACTACAGCCGCTAGTCCAGCCGCTTGTTGCAGGTATGGAAGCAAAATCGCTTTCTGCGCCGACCAAGGATGGGCCTCTCACCGCCAAACAGCTGGCGCAATTTGTGTACGACGTGGGCTATTTTCAAGAAAATGTGCTGGGCtttggcgccgcacgcccTGCTCatcccagcgcgcgcgacaaaggCCACGAGCACCCAGTGCGTCTCCCGCAGTCGCTGCTGCTCACGCACCCCTCGCACACAAACTTTGCACCGCTTGATACAAAAGCGCCGCTCTACGCACTCCTCCAAGCGTGCTTCGAATTTCTggcagagcgcggcgaggcgtCGTGGGATATGGAGGATGCTGCAAAACGCGGACTGTACGTCGACATGATtgccagcgtgcgcacgaGGCTGGCACGGGAAGGCAAGCTTTCCATACCACGCATCGCCGTTTCTCGCGAAATGACCGAGGCGGAAATTGCACACTTGCGCAGTATCATCGACATTCTCGGTTGGCACTGGGCCGATGACCATGCGAACGCGACACATATCCTCAAACCGTCCTCCGAAACGCTTCCAGACCTCACCGCGACCGAGAAGCCCCCCGAGTCGGAATACTTTCGCGTCGTGGCACACAACGACAAGCGTGTTCTCATTCATGTTTGGTACCGCCCCGACTCGTACGATACGTGGCTCCCCGACAAGGACTTTTCTTTGCCAGAGCCcgcaccgccgcagcgcacgagcgCCTGGCAGATCAGCGCGCGTTGGCTGCGTGACGCGCAACTGTACAACGAGGTCATGAATGAAGAGGACTACGACCAGGACGAGGAGAACGCCGCTGATGCTGAGCAGGCGTCCGCAGCAGACACCGTCGACGAcacgcgtcgcgcgcggaaacACAGCCTCCCAGAGACAATCAGCGATGACGCGGCGAACAAGCGTATTAAGCTGCTTGTCAGTGCAAAGCCATCCAACGCCACGCCCGTCGATCTCTCTGGCTCCCAGCCTATTCCCGGAAAAAAGTACGAGAGCGAGCCGGTGCCAGGCAGCACGCTGGGCAACTTGCCCGCCGAGTCAAGTCCTCTCCCCTCTGCACACGCCGATGCATCGCAGCCTGTACGCACTGCAGCGACAGAGGATGCAATTTCCACCCCTGCTCCGCCCACGAGCATCCCCGAGACTCTTGACGCCGACGAAGCCGCAcagacggcgcgcaaataCCTCTCGGAGCAAACACAAGAGGTTGTTATCCCTTCGTACTCTACCTGGTTTGACATGTCGACTATCAACCCCATCGAGCGCCGCTCCCTTCACGAATTCTTCAACAACAAGAACAGAAGCAAAACACCGTCGGTGTACAAGGACTATCGCGACTTTATGGTCAACACGTACAGGATGAACCCCTCCGAATACCTTACTTTCACTGCCTGCCGCCGCAACTTGGCCGGCGATGTGTGTGCCATTatgcgtgtgcacgcgTTTCTGGAACAGTGGGGATTGATCAACTACCAAATCGACCCAGAAACGCGCCCCGCCGCGCTAGGACCGCCTTTTACGGGCCATTTCCGCGTGCTGGTAGACACGCCCCGCGGATTGGCGCCGCTGAATCCGAGCATCAAGCAGGACGCTGTGCCTACCACGCAGGAGGTCAAGCAGGAGCGCACAGGCGAGACTTTGtcgctcgagctgcgccgctccgtGTTTCAATCTTCCCTAAAAGGGTCCAAAACAGTGGACTTTGCCGACGCCAACTCTCTTGCCGCACAGGCGAAcaaggagctcgagcaagGCTCGGATAAAAAGCCGCAGTACGCCTGCGATACCTGCGCGGTAGACTGTACCAGTGTACGCTATCAAAGTGCGCGTGTCAAAGACTTTGCGCTTTGTCCCCCGTGCTACTTGGAAGGCCGCTTTCCCACCTCGATGTACTCGGGCGATTTTGTGCGACTCGATGAGCCTGCGTTTAAGCAGCCCGGCGGCGTCTCGGGCCTGACTGAGGACGACTGGTCCGACCAAGAGACGCTCCGCCTTTTGGAAGGCATTGAAATGTACGAAGAAGACTGGACTATGGTCGCGTCTCATGTCGGGACACGAAGCAGGGAGCAGTGCATCACGAAATTTATCCAGCTGCCTATCCAGGACAAATTCTTGGACGGTGCCATGCCGCAGTCTGCCCTCGGCGGCCTTCAGTTTGCACCGACCGATCCCGCGTCGGGCGAAAAAGGAACGCCGCTGGTGCCGTTTGCACAGGCAGATAACCCCGTGATGAGTGTCGTGTCGTTGCTCGCCAGTGCAGTGAGCCCTGCCgtggcagcggcagcggcgcagagcgcaCTGGGCGAGCTCACCGACGGGGTGAagaagcgcatcgatgctGCGGCGGGTGCGCCACAAGTCCCGGAGCCAATGCATACCGAGGCAAGCGCCGAGGAAAACTACATCGAAGACACCAAAGAGCACGAAGGCGCGGAGGACCTCGCCAGCGACGCAGACAAGGCCAAGGAGGCGGAAGCGGAAGCGgtgccgcacagcgctgTGGAACGAGCTGCATCGATTGCActgggcgccgcagcagcaaaGGCATACGTGCTTGCAAGCTACGAGGAACGCGAGtgccagcgcctcgtgcagCAAGTGATCGAGGCGCAAATGAAGAAGATGGAGCTGAAAATGACGCAGTTTGAAGagctcgagtcgctgctCGAGTCAGAGTGCCGCACCATCGAGGCTGGTCGCAAGCAGCTTTATGCTGACCGATTGGCCGTCCAGCGCCAGCttgcggcggtgcatgagttgctgcgcaaagcaaaCGAGGCACCCAAAGAGGTGCGCCCCGACGAGGTCGCCCAggtgagcagcgctgctcaagGGCTTCCCCAGCAAGGTCCTGTAGTACGACAGGGTCCCGCCGAGACTGCTCCGCACCATGGCGCCATCGGCCGGATAAACTAG
- a CDS encoding uncharacterized protein (COG:G; EggNog:ENOG503NW6K; CAZy:GH5), whose translation MQVLTSPLDFASVAKSLSLSAANYKPVPVIPHNTSHSVKGSRVSQSQGGAEYLDPEKYGYPSVLSIPPTQGRVAKKTSGGETVGNGCEVLDEYTPKESIQVSFPSYNQTRANLMRYRKQVGVNGGSWFVLEDWMAGSMFDCAVDKKSAEMDVLNGYGTSKTGLQSARARMEKHWDTWIDESDFRLMKTAGINTIRIPIGYWLGGSQFTANSDFASYGDVYANGIKYLNRAIKWADEHDIGVLIDLHGAYGSQNAQSHAGVNRNVGFFNNHNEKLTADFLMWLTKEYAGVTNVVGIELLNEPQNNDRLWTFYSNTMDKMRKVNKYAKDLPLYFHDAFSPKQGAQFASKRDDFVVQDTHSYFVFTPQDQKMSAKKHTSEIQGPLAQSMKQQSSTARGNMVVGEWSCALNPQSLDGVKHKQSATAKYCQAQVDTYHEATAGTMFWSWTMENCKQNAGWCFKAALPDYMDNEYNAWGFNNQVTNKMINMMMQDLSSTKLPQSYSTVRGNAGIESKSQCGASAGTSGKASSSGKASASGKASSSGKASASGKASASGKASASDSSDDTAGASGARNAQVKKVETVSSSPKHGHSSKHGHAKHSPHAKHSSHAKHSSHAKHSSHAKHSSHAKHSSSSAHSTHHHKRDEFVGGGFAARAAHLARRRVASKQNARDLGYADGFVTAKSFAQLLGLSRVGFNQQYISDTLSVYQDAKVLSSGSSSDYRKQFRRGLNAVEKEITNDASKATSSN comes from the coding sequence ATGCAAGTGCTTACCTCTCCTCTTGATTTCGCTTCCGTGGCCAAGTCCCTGTCGCTGTCCGCGGCAAATTACAAGCCCGTTCCCGTGATTCCCCACAATACTTCCCACAGCGTCAAGGGCAGCCGTGTCTCGCAGTCCCAGGGGGGCGCCGAGTACCTCGATCCCGAAAAGTACGGCTATCCTTCTGTTCTCAGCATTCCCCCTACGCAGGGCCGCGTCGCAAAGAAGAcgagcggcggcgaaaCGGTGGGGAATGGGTGCGAGGTCCTTGATGAGTACACGCCCAAGGAGAGCATACAAGTCTCGTTTCCCAGCTATAACCAGACGCGCGCCAATTTGATGCGCTACCGAAAGCAAGTGGGTGTCAATGGCGGCTCCTGGTTCGTTCTTGAAGACTGGATGGCTGGCTCCATGTTTGACTGTGCCGTGGACAAGAAGTCGGCAGAGATGGACGTGTTGAATGGATACGGCACGTCGAAAACTGGGCTCCAGagtgcacgcgcgcgtatGGAGAAGCACTGGGATACATGGATTGACGAGAGCGACTTTAGGCTCATGAAGACGGCGGGTATCAACACGATTCGCATCCCTATTGGCTACTGGCTGGGCGGGTCCCAATTCACTGCTAATAGCGACTTTGCTTCCTACGGCGACGTGTATGCAAACGGCATAAAGTACCTGAACCGTGCGATCAAGTGGGCCGACGAGCACGATATTGGAGTCTTGATCGATCTCCACGGCGCGTACGGCTCGCAAAACGCACAGTCGCACGCTGGCGTGAACCGAAACGTTGGTTTCTTCAACAACCACAACGAGAAGCTCACCGCCGACTTTTTGATGTGGCTCACGAAAGAGTATGCGGGCGTGACGAACGTGGTAGGCATCGAACTCTTGAACGAGCCGCAGAACAATGACAGGCTCTGGACGTTTTACAGCAACACGATGGACAAGATGCGCAAGGTGAACAAGTACGCAAAAGATTTGCCCTTGTACTTTCACGACGCGTTTAGTCCAAAGCAGGGTGCGCAGTTTGCTTCAAAGCGCGACGACTTTGTGGTGCAGGACACCCACAGTTACTTTGTCTTTACGCCCCAGGACCAGAAGATGAGTGCCAAGAAGCACACCTCGGAGATCCAGGGGCCGCTGGCGCAGTCGATGAAGCAGCAGTCGAGCACGGCCCGCGGCAATATGGTCGTCGGCGAATGGTCCTGTGCACTCAATCCGCAGTCTCTTGACGGAGTAAAGCATAAACAGAGCGCCACGGCCAAGTACTGCCAGGCCCAGGTCGACACCTACCACGAGGCTACTGCCGGTACCATGTTTTGGAGCTGGACGATGGAGAACTGCAAACAGAATGCCGGCTGGTGTTTCAAGGCTGCGCTTCCTGATTATATGGACAATGAATACAATGCTTGGGGTTTCAACAACCAGGTCACGAACAAGATGATCAATATGATGATGCAGGATCTCTCGTCAACCAAGCTGCCGCAGTCATACTCCACGGTGCGTGGGAACGCTGGCATTGAGAGCAAGTCGCAGTGCGGTGCCTCGGCAGGCACGTCGGGTAAGGCAAGCTCGTCGGGCaaggcaagcgcgtcgggcaaggcaagctcgtcgggcaaggcaagcgcgtcgggcaaggcaagcgcgtcgggcaaggcaagcgcgtcggATAGCTCGGACGATACGGCTGGCGCGTCTGGTGCACGCAACGCACAAGTCAAGAAGGTCGAGACGGTCTCTAGCAGCCCCAAGCATGGCCACTCCTCAAAGCATGGCCACGCAAAGCATTCGCCCCACGCAAAGCATTCGTCCCACGCAAAGCATTCGTCCCACGCAAAGCATTCGTCCCACGCAAAGCACTCGTCCCACGCAAAGCACTCGAGCTCCAGTGCCCACTCTACGCACCACCACAAGCGTGACGAGTTTGTTGGCGGTGGTTTTGCTGCTCGTGCTGCACAccttgctcggcgccgtgtAGCTTCGAAGCAAAATGCCCGTGACCTCGGCTATGCGGACGGCTTTGTCACTGCCAAGTCATTTGCCCAGCTCTTGGGACTCTCTCGTGTTGGTTTCAATCAGCAGTATATATCGGACACATTGAGTGTGTACCAGGACGCAAAAGTGCTGTCCTCTGGCTCCTCGAGCGACTACCGCAAACAATTCCGTCGTGGATTGAATGCAGTGGAGAAAGAGATTACCAACGACGCAAGCAAAGCAACAAGCTCGAACTAA
- a CDS encoding uncharacterized protein (COG:G; EggNog:ENOG503NUZ4; CAZy:GH5; TransMembrane:1 (o710-730i)) gives MVAHDLSDAALGGKIRTRGRYLSDAHGRTLLLRGMNVSGVSKLPTKPAETKATYSSPETVSFVDRPCTLQEAPGYFARLQAWGMPLVRLLVTWEALSPQGPCPQYPIAAEYVAYLVELFKVMAQYKIKCVVCAHQDVWSRLTGGSGAPGWTLRAAGLDPAQLQTTGAALVPESGTAPLSSTPPAHKEEPTGPFNWPSGYQKLAPATMATLFWGGRMFAPGLRLLIDGAEQNIQDVLQHAYIEAYTQLAAHLAPCEAFAGMELMNEPHRGFINLYSFHRWCYETDLHIGHYPSALESMALGDGYAQEIPFYVKSWPFPSRVSHRTRVDPRARAWIARAENDRFVSTRKSDGCIWREHGVWEWDAGMRKPVVLQADYFSVDPRPKHGRRKVEWYCDFYAPFIAAFHARIQQVCSHGLLLVEPIPNEFMPRWAPGADDTPCLSTAQPPNLVYAPHFYDLNVLFFKAYNGMSVNVQGLSRGMFILCAVYFGARGLARNYYYQLSQLVRRGYERVGQVPVLIGEAGVPYDVNQVLHTRPGDYRVQNTLLDALVSGLERNLVSFTLWNYNPTNTVQHGDGWNMEDFSVINLEAGAADTANKRPAEPLYRGGRALNAILRPYVAKVAGIPCSTAWDARRQTLTFQWRNGPSGNGPRVTECFIPDYHFRSEPICAALSDGAYRYVAHEQTLYIEHSNAAPHALHKIVIQCGAPKKAHYRGIFAVLILSVVVAGLALLLH, from the coding sequence ATGGTCGCCCACGACTTGtccgacgcggcgcttggcggcaagattcgcacgcgcggccgCTACTTGTCCGACGCACATggccgcacgctgctgctccgcGGGATGAACGTGTCCGGCGTGAGCAAGCTTCCCACGAAGCCCGCCGAGACCAAAGCAACGTACAGCAGCCCCGAAACCGTTTCGTTTGTCGACCGGCCCTGCACGCTCCAAGAAGCGCCTGGCTATTTTGCGCGACTGCAAGCGTGGGGCATGCCGCTCGTGCGTCTGCTCGTGACATGGGAAGCGCTCTCGCCCCAAGGCCCGTGCCCGCAGTACCCCATTGCCGCAGAATATGTCGCTTACTTGGTGGAGCTGTTCAAGGTGATGGCCCAGTACAAGATAAAGTGTGTCGTGTGTGCACACCAGGATGTATGGAGCAGGCTGACGGGTGGGAGCGGAGCGCCTGGCTGGACATTACGTGCCGCAGGCCTCGAtcctgcgcagctgcagaccacgggcgcagcgctcgtcCCCGAATCGggcacggcgccgctgtcgAGCACGCCTCCCGCACACAAAGAGGAACCCACCGGCCCATTCAACTGGCCGTCTGGCTACCAGAAGCTGGCACctgcgacgatggcgacgcTGTTCTGGGGCGGCCGCATGTTTGCGCCTGGACTGCGCCTCTTGATCGACGGAGCGGAGCAAAATATCCAAGACGTCCTGCAGCACGCCTACATCGAGGCATATACccagctcgcggcgcatcttgcgccgtgcgagGCGTTTGCAGGGATGGAGCTAATGAACGAACCGCACCGCGGCTTTATCAACCTCTACTCGTTCCATCGGTGGTGCTACGAGACGGATTTGCACATCGGGCACTACCCCTCTGCGCTCGAGAGCATGGCGCTAGGAGATGGGTACGCACAGGAGATACCATTCTATGTAAAGTCTTGGCCGTTCCCGTCGCGCGTTTCACATCGCACCCGAGtcgatccgcgcgcgcgcgcgtggattgcgcgtgcggaaaACGACCGATTCGTGAgcacgcgcaagagcgATGGGTGCATTTGGAGAGAGCATGGTGTGTGGGAGTGGGACGCAGGTATGCGCAAGCCTGTGGTCTTGCAGGCCGACTACTTCTCGGTAGACCCGCGGCCCAagcacgggcggcgcaaggtcGAGTGGTATTGCGATTTCTACGCGCCGTTTATTGCTGCGTTCCACGCGCGGATCCAGCAAGTGTGTTCGCACGGCCTGCTCCTTGTCGAGCCGATCCCAAACGAGTTtatgccgcgctgggcgccggGAGCCGACGACACGCCGTGCCTTTCCACCGCCCAGCCCCCCAATCTTGtgtacgcgccgcatttcTACGACCTGAATGTGCTATTCTTCAAAGCGTACAACGGCATGAGCGTCAATGTACAGGGCCTGAGCCGCGGCATGTTCATCCTGTGTGCCGTCtactttggcgcgcgggGACTAGCGCGCAACTACTATTATCAGCTCTCGCagctcgtgcgccgcggctaCGAGCGCGTAGGCCAAGTGCCGGTCCTTATCGGCGAGGCTGGTGTTCCGTACGACGTGAACCAAGTCCTGCATACTCGGCCTGGCGACTACCGCGTCCAGAACACactgctcgatgcgctcgtcTCTGGACTCGAGCGCAATCTGGTCTCTTTCACGCTGTGGAACTACAACCCCACGAACACGGTACAGCATGGCGACGGCTGGAACATGGAGGACTTTTCCGTGATCAATCTAGAGGCCGGCGCGGCCGACACAGCCAACAAGCGCCCCGCCGAGCCGCTCTATCGCGGTGGGCGCGCACTCAACGCGATCCTCAGGCCGTACGTTGCCAAGGTGGCTGGGATCCCCTGCAGTACCGCCTGGGACGCACGCAGACAAACGCTCACGTTCCAGTGGCGCAACGGCCCCAGCGGCAATGGGCCACGCGTCACGGAATGCTTCATCCCCGACTACCATTTCCGCAGCGAGCCTATCTGTGCAGCGCTGAGCGACGGCGCGTATCGGTATGTGGCCCACGAACAGACACTCTACATTGAGCACAGCaacgcggcgccgcacgcgctgcacaagatTGTGATACAGTGCGGAGCGCCGAAAAAGGCACACTACAGGGGTATATTCGCAGTTCTCATTCTATCCGTGGTCGTCGCAGgacttgcgctgctcctgcacTAA